The Bos indicus x Bos taurus breed Angus x Brahman F1 hybrid chromosome 3, Bos_hybrid_MaternalHap_v2.0, whole genome shotgun sequence genome includes a window with the following:
- the CTBS gene encoding di-N-acetylchitobiase — MARLQLAGSRRLVPLPRRAPRLAPLLLPLLLALPDGARADCPCKVPALCRPITHRPDFEVFVFNVGHKTWKYYDWSQITTVVLFSNYDPELMCHAHAKGARVVLKGDVPVKDIINATFRASWIAQQVKLAKTQYMDGINLDIEQDVAHSSPEYYALTALVKETTDSFHHEIKGSQVTFDVPWGPNCVGARCYNYTGIADACDFLFVMSYDERCLACSQCIAGANSPYIQTLTGYDDFIKIGINPKKLVMGIPWYGYDFTCQNLSVDHVCTTAKYPCRDAVHHQVTYQKIMKQVNSSTSGRLWDKNQQSPYYHYKDQAGHFHQVWYDDPQSISLKASYVQKRGILGIGMWHANCLDYSGDAIARQQTEEMWKALKPNL, encoded by the exons ATGGCACGGCTGCAGCTAGCAGGGAGCCGGCGCCTCGTTCCCTTGCCCCGCCGGGCGCCCAGACTCGctccgctgctgctgccgctgctgctggcGCTGCCCGATGGGGCAAGGGCGGACTGCCCGTGCAAGGTCCCAGCGCTGTGCCGTCCCATCACCCACCGCCCCGACTTCGAG GTCTTTGTATTTAATGTTGGACATAAAACTTGGAAATATTATGACTGGTCACAGATTACAACTGTGGTACTTTTCTCAAATTATGACCCAGAACTTATGTGCCATGCTCATGCAAAAGGAGCCAGAGTAGTGTTAAAAG GAGATGTACCTGTAAAGGATATCATTAATGCTACTTTCAGAGCATCCTGGATAGCTCAACAAGTTAAGCTGGCCAAAACACAATATATGGATGGAATTAATCTAGACATAGAACAAGATGTTGCTCATTCATCACCTGAATATTATGCATTAACTGCTTTAGTCAAAGAAACCACAGACTCTTTCcatcatgaaattaaaggatcaCAG GTAACCTTTGATGTACCTTGGGGTCCAAACTGCGTAGGTGCAAGGTGCTATAACTATACCGGAATTGCAGATGCCTGTGACTTTCTCTTTGTGATGTCTTACGACGAACGATGTCTGGCCTGTTCACAATGTATTGCAGGAGCCAATTCTCCCTATATTCAGACACTAACTG GATATGATGACTTCATCAAGATTGGAATTAACCCTAAGAAACTTGTAATGGGTATTCCCTGGTATGGTTATGATTTTACCTGCCAAAATCTATCAGTG GATCATGTTTGTACCACTGCAAAATACCCTTGTAGAGATGCTGTACATCATCAAGTGACATATCAAAAAATTATGAAGCAAGTAAATAGTTCTACTTCTGGAAGACTGTGGGATAAAAATCAGCAGTCTCCTTATTATCACTATAAA GATCAGGCTGGCCATTTCCATCAAGTGTGGTATGATGACCCTCAGAGCATTTCTCTAAAGGCATCATATGTACAAAAACGTGGCATACTCGGCATTGGCATGTGGCATGCAAACTGCCTTGACTACTCTGGAGATGCTATAGCAAGACAGCAAACTGAAGAAATGTGGAAAGCCTTAAAACCAAACCTGTGA